In Silene latifolia isolate original U9 population chromosome X, ASM4854445v1, whole genome shotgun sequence, the following proteins share a genomic window:
- the LOC141621197 gene encoding beta-fructofuranosidase, insoluble isoenzyme CWINV1-like, protein MLYKGIYHLFYQYNPNGVVWGPPVWGHSTSTDMINWSPQPLTIKPEIPANKYGSWSGSATILPGNYPVILFTGIINQQNGQVQDIALPKDPNDPFLKEWYVPKANNPVIYPTPQNGINASSFRDPTTAWILPDGKWRVLVGNKIGTEGVALLFKSKDFIHWGLAKRPLYSYQKSGMWECPDFFPVYANGNSIGVEDSIFGRGVKHVLKVSLDDTKHDVYTVGNYNVKKDGFTPDVGFMNASSLRYDYGKYYASKTFFDGSKKRRILLGWANESSSVEDDVKKGWSGIHTIPRQIWLDKSKKQLIQWPIAEIETLRRKPVNVNIRALKGGSTVEVKGVTAVQADASITFKIKDLSKIEKYNPSWTDPQLLCSRKGVSAKGGVGPFGLLTLASKGLEEYTAVFFRVFKDHEKFVVLMCSDQSRSSKNPTTDKTTYGTFVDVDPIAEGLSLRTLIDHSVVESYGAKGKNVITARAYPTLATFKNVHLYAFNYGSSNVEVSELKAWSMKKARIA, encoded by the exons ATGTTATACAAAGGAATATACCACTTATTCTACCAATACAACCCAAATGGAGTAGTATGGGGTCCCCCAGTGTGGGGCCATTCAACATCGACAGACATGATTAACTGGTCACCTCAACCCTTAACCATAAAACCCGAAATCCCAGCCAACAAATACGGAAGTTGGTCTGGTTCGGCCACAATTCTCCCCGGAAATTACCCGGTTATTTTATTCACCGGAATCATCAACCAACAAAACGGTCAAGTCCAAGACATAGCCCTACCTAAGGACCCAAACGACCCATTTCTTAAGGAATGGTACGTGCCTAAGGCCAATAACCCGGTCATCTACCCTACACCACAAAACGGTATCAATGCCAGCTCGTTTCGAGACCCGACAACTGCCTGGATCCTCCCAGATGGTAAATGGAGAGTCCTTGTAGGGAACAAGATTGGAACCGAAGGCGTCGCGTTGTTATTTAAAAGTAAAGATTTTATTCATTGGGGTTTGGCTAAACGTCCATTGTATTCTTACCAAAAAAGTGGAATGTGGGAATGTCCTGATTTTTTTCCGGTTTATGCTAACGGTAATAGTATCGGAGTCGAGGACTCGATTTTTGGGAGAGGAGTTAAGCATGTACTTAAGGTTAGTTTGGATGATACGAAGCATGATGTTTATACTGTCGGGAATTACAATGTGAAGAAAGACGGTTTTACCCCTGATGTCGGGTTTATGAACGCTTCTAGTTTGAGGTACGATTATGGGAAATATTACGCGTCTAAGACGTTTTTTGATGGGTCGAAGAAAAGGAGGATTTTGCTCGGTTGGGCTAATGAGTCGTCTTCTGTCGAAGACGATGTTAAGAAAGGATGGTCCGGGATTCAT ACGATTCCAAGACAAATTTGGCTAGACAAATCTAAGAAGCAGTTGATCCAATGGCCGATTGCGGAAATCGAGACGTTGAGACGAAAACCGGTTAATGTTAACATCAGAGCACTCAAAGGAGGGTCGACTGTTGAAGTTAAAGGTGTTACTGCTGTACAG GCAGATGCGTCAATAACATTTAAGATCAAGGATTTGAGCAAAATTGAGAAATATAACCCGAGTTGGACCGACCCACAATTGCTATGTAGCCGAAAGGGTGTGTCCGCCAAAGGTGGGGTCGGACCATTTGGGCTATTAACATTGGCGTCCAAGGGCTTAGAAGAGTACACTGCTGTTTTCTTCAGAGTTTTCAAAGATCACGAAAAATTTGTGGTTCTAATGTGTAGTGATCAAAGCAG GTCGTCTAAAAACCCGACTACTGACAAAACGACGTATGGAACTTTCGTGGATGTAGATCCGATTGCTGAGGGGTTGTCCTTAAGAACATTG ATTGATCATTCCGTGGTAGAGAGTTATGGAGCGAAAGGAAAGAATGTAATAACAGCAAGAGCATACCCGACATTGGCGACATTCAAGAACGTTCACTTGTACGCCTTCAACTATGGCTCATCGAATGTTGAAGTTAGCGAGTTGAAGGCATGGAGCATGAAGAAAGCTCGCATAGCTTAG